A single genomic interval of uncultured Sphaerochaeta sp. harbors:
- a CDS encoding glycosyltransferase family 4 protein, with the protein MRILLTTDAFTPTTNGVVTSIVNLRQGLTQAGHEVHILTLAHAHTSYYQDGVWYLGSLSSDRLYPGTRIRGTFAKKIVREIIRWSPDVVHSQCEFSTFSLAKRIAYASGAPLVHTYHTLYEDYTDYFSPSERLGHIMAQRFSKRILSKVDYVIAPTAKTKRLLRSYGVDGPIDVVPSGIDLARFSPANEDKESETLRAFLGIPKDNFVLVYVGRLAVEKRIEELIANFSLEKPNRTLLLVGDGPQRQTLEQMVAARGLQKQVIFAGMQKQADIPACYHLGNVFCSASTSEAQGLTYIEALASGLPVLCRADDCLTEVVRDGENGWQYNTNEEFQHYLDLLSNDEPLRLRLSEQALRTSRPFDSQTFATSLLFIYEKLIKQSRVYSA; encoded by the coding sequence ATGAGAATTTTGCTTACAACGGACGCTTTTACTCCAACCACAAACGGGGTTGTCACCTCTATAGTCAACCTCAGGCAGGGGCTCACCCAGGCAGGACATGAAGTTCACATCCTTACCCTTGCCCATGCACATACATCCTATTACCAAGATGGAGTCTGGTACCTCGGATCATTGAGCTCTGACCGGCTCTATCCCGGTACCCGTATCCGTGGAACTTTTGCAAAGAAGATTGTACGGGAAATCATCAGGTGGAGTCCTGATGTAGTGCACTCCCAATGTGAGTTCAGCACCTTTTCCCTTGCCAAGCGTATTGCCTATGCATCAGGAGCCCCTTTGGTCCATACCTACCATACGCTGTATGAGGACTATACGGACTACTTCTCTCCCAGTGAGCGATTAGGGCATATCATGGCCCAGCGGTTCTCAAAGAGAATCCTCTCCAAGGTTGACTATGTCATTGCCCCTACAGCGAAGACAAAACGCTTATTACGCTCCTATGGGGTGGATGGCCCGATTGATGTTGTTCCAAGCGGAATCGACCTTGCACGCTTTTCTCCGGCCAATGAGGACAAAGAGAGTGAAACATTACGGGCTTTCCTAGGAATACCAAAGGATAATTTCGTACTGGTGTATGTAGGTCGTCTGGCTGTAGAGAAACGTATAGAGGAGCTGATCGCTAACTTCTCTCTGGAGAAACCAAATCGTACGTTGTTGTTGGTTGGAGATGGACCACAGAGACAAACCCTGGAGCAAATGGTAGCTGCACGTGGATTACAAAAGCAGGTGATTTTTGCAGGCATGCAGAAACAAGCCGATATTCCTGCCTGTTATCATTTGGGGAATGTCTTTTGCAGCGCATCAACAAGCGAGGCACAGGGATTGACGTATATTGAAGCCTTGGCCTCAGGACTCCCTGTGCTCTGCCGTGCTGATGATTGCCTTACAGAAGTGGTACGTGATGGTGAGAATGGATGGCAATATAACACAAATGAGGAGTTTCAACACTATCTTGACCTTCTGAGCAATGATGAACCACTTCGTCTCAGACTCAGCGAACAAGCATTACGTACCAGCAGACCCTTTGACTCGCAGACATTTGCAACTTCCCTGCTCTTCATCTATGAGAAACTGATCAAGCAAAGCAGGGTATATTCAGCCTAG